In Tsukamurella tyrosinosolvens, the genomic window CCCAGCGGGTCAGTCGTCGAGGCCGGGCGGCGCGGTCCGCGTCAGCCTCGGGTCGGGCTCGCGACCGGACATCCGGAGCGCGCCGACGAGGACCCGCCCCAGCGTCACCAGGCCTTTCGGGCTGCGCAGGTTCAGGCCCGCGATGAGCTGCCGCAGGATGGTCAGCTGGTCGAAGTAGATCCGCTCGGCGACGAGGTTCTCCTGCTCGTCGAAGACGAAGTAGGCGGTCATCCGGGTGCGGTGACGACCGCCGGTGGGCGGGATCGCTCCGAGCGGCCCGCGCTGCGTCCCGAGCAGCCAGAACTCGACGATCACCGCGTCCACGCTGTGCCGCAGCGCGATGAGTTCGTGGTCCTGGTCGGGGAAGGCGACGCGGGTGTCCGCGTAGTAGTCGCGCACCTCGCCGTCGCCGTCGTGCACCGTCATCGGGGCGATCAGCTCGTAGTGCGGGTGCGGGAACGTCGAGAGCGTGGCGTCCCAGTCCTGGCGCACCTCGTCGTGGAAGTGGTCGAGCACCACCTTCTCGCGGGCGCGGAGCACGGACGCGGGCGGCATCACGAAACGGGACGTGTGGGCGATCATGGCGCCATTTTACCCACAGTGTGGATAATTTCGGGTGCCGAAAGTAGGGGATGATGGGGTTCATGACCACGCCGCGGCCCCGTCGGGGGCGCCCCGCCCTCGGGGCGCCGAGACTCTCGCGCGACGCGGTCGTCGAGGCGGCGCTCACGCTGATCGACCGCGACGGGGTCGCCGAGGTCGGGATGCGGTCCATCGCGCGGCACCTGTCGGTGGACGCGAAGAGCCTCTACAACCACGTGCGCGACAAGGACGACCTGCTCGATGCGGTGACCGAGCACCTGCTCCGGTCGATCGTCGTGCACGAGCCCACCGGCGATCTCCGCGCCGACCTCGCGGGCGTGGCCCGCGCGTTCCGCACCGCCGCGCAGGCGCACCCCCGGGCGGCGACGCTGGTGTTGACCCGGCAGGTGCAGTCCGTGGCCGCGCTCGCGCCCACCCAGTCGATCCTCGAGGTCCTCCTCACCGCCGGCTTCCCGCCCGCCGAGGCCGTTCACCTCATGCGCTCGCAGCTCGCCGCCCTCATCGGAACCCTGCTCCGCGAGTTCGAGGCGGCACCGACGTTCGGCATGACGGACGCCGAGGCCATCGCGCGCCGCGAGGCGGGCCTCGCGGCCTGCGGCCTGCCGGCCGTCGAGTCGGTGGCGGCGGATCTCGCGCGGTTCGACGCGGACGCCGAGTTCGAGTACATGATCGCCCTGTCGATCAGCGCCGTCGAGGCCCGGCTCCCGCAGCGCTGACGGTCCGGACTAGCCGATCCGCAGCGGGTCGATCTGAATCCGGACGGGGTTGCCCTCACGCCGCAGGCTCCGCCCCACCTGTGCCAGGAAGAGCGCCCGCGCGAGCGCGCGCCCGTCGCGCCGCGCGACGCGCACCAGCAGCCGCTGCGGCGGCGGCCCCTCGTCGGGGGCGCCGGGGATCCGCACCCCGGGCGGCAGGTCGACGGGGCCGAGCACCTCGGCACCGTCGGGCAGGGTCGCGGTGTCGGCGACGGCCCGGATGTCGGCCTCGGCACCGTCGAGCGCGGCGAGGTGGGTGGCGGGCGGGAAGCCGACCTCGGCCCGCTCGGCGAGTTCGGCGGCGGCGAAACCGGCCGCGTCCCAGCGGATCAGGGCCTGCACCGCGCGGATCCCGGCATCGGCGCCGCAAACGACGGCGCCGTCGGCGGCGACCAGCGCGGTCGCGTTCATCCACCGCCGGAAGGTCTCCTCCGCGGCGCGCAGGTCCGCCCGGCCCAGCAGCAACCACCCGTCGAGCAGCAGCGCCGCGCCGTAGCCGCCCTCGACCACGGGCTCCGCGCCGGGCGTCGCGACCACGATCCGCCGCCCCGCAGGGACGTCGGCGTGCACCGTCTCGCCGCCCGAGACGGTGACGGCCGCCCCCGGGAAGGCCCGGCCCAGCTCCTCGGCGGTGCGCATCGTCCCGACGATCACCGCCCGCATCGTGGTCCCGCCGCAGGCTTGGCACCGGTACCCGGAGTCCTCGTGCGCGCACCAGCGGCAGCGCAGGACGCCGCGATCGGCCTGCTCGAGGGGGCCGTGGCAGCGGCGACACCGGGCGGGGGTGCGGCATCGCTCGCAGGACAGCGCCGGCGCGTAGCCGCGGCGCGGCACCTGCACGAGCACCGGGCGCTCGGCGTCGAGCGCCTCCCGCGCGGCCGCGAAGGCCGCGGCCGGCAGGCGCGCCGAGCGCGCGAGCGGGTCGCGGGCCAGGGCGACGTCCGAGTCCGCGGTCCCGGCGATGCGGGGCGAGCGGCTGCGCACTAGCTCGCGGGGCGCGGTGATCTCCGCGGCCCAGCCGGCCTCCACGAGCGCCTGCGATTCGGGGGTGCGGGCGAAGCCGCCGAGGACGAGCGCCGCGCCCTCCTGGTGCGCGCGCAGCGCGAGGACCTCCCGCGTGTGCGGGTACGGCGCGCGCGGCTCGACGAGGGATTCGTCGCCGTCGTCCCACAGGGCGACGAGGCCGAGGTCCGGCAGCGGCGCGAACGCGGCGCTGCGAGTGCCGAGGACGACGCGGGTGCGGCCGAGCAGCGCGAGGAGCCACCGCCGGTAGCGGGCCGACGGTCCGAGGCCGGCGGCCAGCACCGCGGGGTCGAGGTCCGCGCACGCGGCGGCGAGCCGGTCGAGATCGGCCTGGTCCGGGACGATCAGCAGGGCCGTGCGCCCGGACGCGACGACGGTGGCCGCGAGCTCGGCGAGGCGCGCCGCCCAGTCCTCCCCCGGCAGCGCCTGCCAGACGGCGCGCGGCGACCGTCCTGCGACGGCGGCCGCCGCGAACTGGGCGCCGTGCGTGTACTCGCCGAGGGCGGCTGCGGGCGCCTCCGGCACCGTCGGCGCGGCGGGCTCCTGCTCGAGCAGCGTCTTCTCGACGCGCGCGTGCCGCGGCGGGATCGCGAGCCGCAGCACGTCGGCCCGGGTCCCCGCGTAGCGCGCCGCGACCTCGGTGACGAGTCGCAGCACGGGCGGCGTCAGGACGGGCAGCGGGGAGACCACGCGCTGCAGCGGGGCGAGCCTGCCCTCGTGCTCGGTGCGCGGGAGCCGCTCGAGAAGGTAGCCGTCGACGAGCCGGCCCGAGAACCGGACGCGCACTCGCACGCCCGGCTGCGCCTGCTCGTGCAGCTCGGGCGGCACGAGATAGTCGAACTCCCGATCGAGGTGGCTGACCTGCAGCAGGGGCAGGACGCGGGCGATCGGGAGTTCGACGGCCGCCTGTGCGGCCTCGGCGGGGCCGAGT contains:
- a CDS encoding ester cyclase; amino-acid sequence: MIAHTSRFVMPPASVLRAREKVVLDHFHDEVRQDWDATLSTFPHPHYELIAPMTVHDGDGEVRDYYADTRVAFPDQDHELIALRHSVDAVIVEFWLLGTQRGPLGAIPPTGGRHRTRMTAYFVFDEQENLVAERIYFDQLTILRQLIAGLNLRSPKGLVTLGRVLVGALRMSGREPDPRLTRTAPPGLDD
- a CDS encoding TetR/AcrR family transcriptional regulator, whose amino-acid sequence is MTTPRPRRGRPALGAPRLSRDAVVEAALTLIDRDGVAEVGMRSIARHLSVDAKSLYNHVRDKDDLLDAVTEHLLRSIVVHEPTGDLRADLAGVARAFRTAAQAHPRAATLVLTRQVQSVAALAPTQSILEVLLTAGFPPAEAVHLMRSQLAALIGTLLREFEAAPTFGMTDAEAIARREAGLAACGLPAVESVAADLARFDADAEFEYMIALSISAVEARLPQR
- a CDS encoding primosomal protein N', producing the protein MTALGPAEAAQAAVELPIARVLPLLQVSHLDREFDYLVPPELHEQAQPGVRVRVRFSGRLVDGYLLERLPRTEHEGRLAPLQRVVSPLPVLTPPVLRLVTEVAARYAGTRADVLRLAIPPRHARVEKTLLEQEPAAPTVPEAPAAALGEYTHGAQFAAAAVAGRSPRAVWQALPGEDWAARLAELAATVVASGRTALLIVPDQADLDRLAAACADLDPAVLAAGLGPSARYRRWLLALLGRTRVVLGTRSAAFAPLPDLGLVALWDDGDESLVEPRAPYPHTREVLALRAHQEGAALVLGGFARTPESQALVEAGWAAEITAPRELVRSRSPRIAGTADSDVALARDPLARSARLPAAAFAAAREALDAERPVLVQVPRRGYAPALSCERCRTPARCRRCHGPLEQADRGVLRCRWCAHEDSGYRCQACGGTTMRAVIVGTMRTAEELGRAFPGAAVTVSGGETVHADVPAGRRIVVATPGAEPVVEGGYGAALLLDGWLLLGRADLRAAEETFRRWMNATALVAADGAVVCGADAGIRAVQALIRWDAAGFAAAELAERAEVGFPPATHLAALDGAEADIRAVADTATLPDGAEVLGPVDLPPGVRIPGAPDEGPPPQRLLVRVARRDGRALARALFLAQVGRSLRREGNPVRIQIDPLRIG